A portion of the Sabethes cyaneus chromosome 3, idSabCyanKW18_F2, whole genome shotgun sequence genome contains these proteins:
- the LOC128741699 gene encoding NEDD8, whose amino-acid sequence MLIKVKTLTGKEIEIDIEPTDKVDRIKERVEEKEGIPPQQQRLIFSGKQMNDDKTAQDYKVQGGSVLHLVLALRGGLLQ is encoded by the exons ATGCTGATCAAAGTCAAG ACGCTCACCGGAAAGGAAATCGAAATCGACATCGAGCCGACGGATAAGGTGGATCGGATCAAGGAGCGGGTAGAGGAAAAGGAAGGTATTCCCCCGCAGCAGCAGCGACTGATCTTTTCCGGCAAGCAAAT GAACGATGACAAAACGGCACAGGATTACAAGGTTCAAGGTGGTTCCGTGCTGCATTTGGTGCTGGCTTTACGCGGAGGACTGCTGCAGTAG